Part of the Pedobacter roseus genome is shown below.
AGAAAGCGGCTCACGGGCAGCTTTAACATAAGGGGGAACATCTTTACGTACCAATGAGCCACCGGTTACAAAAGCATACGAACCTACTTTAACAAATTGATGTATCGCAACCAAACCAGCAAGCACTACGTTATTGCCAATGGTGATGTGGCCAGCTAAAGTGGTGCTGTTAGAGAAAATGCAGTTATTACCCACCTCGCAATCGTGTGCGATGTGCGAATAAGCCTGAATTAAACAATTGCTACCGATTGTGGTTTTCCACTTATCTTTAGTACCGCGGTTAATGGTTACACACTCGCGGATGGTGGTATTATCACCAATTTCTGCAGTGGTAATTTCTCCTGCAAATTTTAAATCCTGTGGCTCGCCAGAAATCACTGCGCCTGGAAAAATGCGGCAGTTTTTACCGATACGTGCACCATCCATAATGGTTACGTTCGATCCGATCCAGGTGCCCTCACCAATTACAACGTCTTTATGTATCACTACAAAGGGCTCGATTACCACATTTTCGGCAATTTTTGCCTGAGGGTGTATGTATGCTAAAGGTTGTATCATTATTGGGCGGGTTCTGCTTGTTTAATTTTTGAAATTTGGGCCATCATTTCGGCCTCGACAACGATTTTTTCGCCAACCATACCTACACCTTTCATTTGGGCAATACCCCTTCTGATCGGTTCAAGTAAGTCGCAGCGGAAAACGATAGTATCGCCAGGTAAAACCTGCGCTCTAAAACGTACGTTATCTATTTTTAAGAAATAGGTGAGGTAATTTCTGGGATCAGGTACGGTACTTAATACTAAAATACCACCAACCTGGGCCATGGCCTCAATCTGGATTACACCAGGAAAAACCGGTGCGCCCGGAAAGTGACCTTTAAAAAACTCTTCGTTCATGGTTACGTTTTTAACGCCTACCACATGGTTTTTAGAAAGTTCTAATATTTTATCTACGAATAAAAATGGCTGACGGTGAGGCAAAATATCCATAATCTGAACAACGTCATATAATGGTTTTGCACTTGGATCGTAAACCTTTTGTATTTTTTTATTTTTCTCTTTTTTAATGGCTGCTTTGATTTTTTTAGCAAAAGCAACGTTTGCCGCGTGGCCAGGGCGTGCAGCCATAATGTGGCCTTTTAAGTGCATGCCAACCAAAGCTAAATCGCCAATCATATCCAAAAGTTTATGGCGGGCAGGCTCATTCTGGTAACGCAGTTCCATGTTGTTCAAAATTCCCTGTGGGGCAACATCAATGTCCTTGCGGTTAAATAATTTGGCCAAATGGCTTAATTCGTCTTTGGTAACCTCTTTATCTACAATTACAATGGCGTTATTTAAATCGCCTCCTTTAATTAAATTATGCGATAACTGGTACTCTAATTCGTGTAAGAAACAGAAAGTACGGCAGGATGCAATTTCTTTTTTAAATTCTGCAATGGTGTTAATGCCAGCATGCTGACTGCCCAAAACAGGAGAGTTGTAATCGATCATGCACGTAAAACGATAATCGTCTAACGGCATGGCCACAATTTCTACTTTTCTGTCTTCTTCAGTATAAGTAATGTTGTGGGGAATGGTAAAATATTCGCGATCGGCATTTTGTTCAACTGTACCTACTTCTTCCAATAAATCAACAAACTGGATCGAACTACCATCCATAATCGGGGTTTCCGGTCCGTCTAATTTGATCAGCACGTTGTCAAGGTCCATACCCACTAAAGAAGCCATTACGTGCTCTACGGTGCTTACGCTGGCGCCGTTTTGGGTAAGTGTTGTTCCGCGTGAAGTATCAGTTACGTTATCTGCATCGGCTTCGATAATCGGATGCCCGTCTAAATCAATACGCTGAAATTTAAAGCCGTGATTTTCGGGGCTGGGCAAAATGTTAAAGTCACATTAGCGCCTGTGTGTAAACCTACACCAGATGCTGATATTTCTTGTTTAATCGTTTTTTGTCTAACGTTCATTGTTTATTGTATTCTTTTCCAATTCAGCTGTAAGCCTTTTCAATTCCTCTTCGAGCGCGTTTATTCTTTTTTCTACATCAGGGAGATGTTTGAAAATTACCGAGGCACGCATCCAGTTACGCAGTGGTTGCGCAGGACTTCCATGCCATTGTTTATTTTCTTCTGTAATGTTAAAGTTGATACCGGCCTGTGCACCAATCTGAGTGCCTTTAGCCAGGGTTAAATGCCCGGCAATACCCACCTGACCGCCAACAACACTGTTAGGGCCAATTTTTGTACTGCCTGAAATACCTGATTGTGCGGCTAAAACGGTATTTTCGCCAATTTCTACGTTGTGTGCAATCTGGATCAGGTTATCGATTTTGGCGCCTTTTTTTACAATTGTCGATCCCATTGTAGCACGATCAACCGTTGTATTAGCACCAATTTCTACGTCGTCTTCAATAATGACGTTTCCAATTTGTGGTATTTTATTGTAAGTGCCGTCTTTTTGAGGCGCGAAACCAAAGCCATCGCTACCAATAACAGTATTGGAGTGTATAGTAACCCTTTTGCCAATTGCTGAATTGTGATAGATTTTTACACCTGGGAAAAATGTACTGTTTTCGCCGATTTTAGAGTTTGCACCTATAAAAGTTTGGGCATTTATTTTACATCCATCACCAATTTCTACATTTTCGGAAACGTAAGCAAAAGCATCAATAAATACATTTTTACCAATTTTTGCAGTTGGATGAACAAAAGCAAGCTTGTCGATGCCTGATTGCGCCGCTTGGGCATTTACGGCTTCATTATATTTATCCAGTAAAATAGTAAAGGCACTATATGGATTTTCTACACGGATTAAGGTGCTGGTATAAGGCTGTGTTGGAGCGAAATCTTTTGATACGATAACAACAGATGCCTGAGTAGAATACAAAAAGTTTTCGTACTTCGGGTTAGAAAGAAAAGACAAAGAGCCTTCCTTCCCGTCTTCTATTTTAGAAAGTTCGGTAACGGCTACATCTGGGTTTCCGTCAATGGAACCGTTCAAAAACTGACTTATCTGCGTGGCAGTAAATTGCATCGTACAAAGGTATATGTTAAATTGATATGAACAAAAAAACCTGCTAGGGTTAAGTGGTGTATATTTTACACAATTATAAGACTTAAAACGGCAGTAAAAGTTAAATATTTTGTTAAATAAGCTTAAATGCCCCTTGGATAACAGAGGATATATTTTTCTACAGTTTTCTGCAGCGACTCCAGGTTGGATAAATCTGATGCCTTTGCAATATCTACAATATCGTTATTTTTCATCAAAATCTTGATATTTCCAACCCCGGCGTTATATGCCCGGTTCTGGATCGAATCGGTAAAAACGAAATACCTTGCCTCTTCAGGTTTGATCTCCAATAGATTAACGGCTGCATCCTGTAAAAAGTTCACCCGGTCATCGCTCGCCTTTTCATTGCCCATTTCTACTTTGTAAAGATTCCTTGAAGTAAGCATTTTACAAAGCGTAGACAAAATTTTATCGGGATGTTTAACCCAAACCTTTACTGCTGCATAAATATCCTGGTCATCGAGATTGGTAAAATGTTCCAGGTTTTCGTGTTGCGCAAAAAAATTGGCTTCGTTGATATCGTTTTTTAAGAAATAATTTAATGATGGTGAAGCAAATAAGTTTTCGCCTGCTGCGGATAATTCTTTTGCACG
Proteins encoded:
- the lpxA gene encoding acyl-ACP--UDP-N-acetylglucosamine O-acyltransferase, translated to MIQPLAYIHPQAKIAENVVIEPFVVIHKDVVIGEGTWIGSNVTIMDGARIGKNCRIFPGAVISGEPQDLKFAGEITTAEIGDNTTIRECVTINRGTKDKWKTTIGSNCLIQAYSHIAHDCEVGNNCIFSNSTTLAGHITIGNNVVLAGLVAIHQFVKVGSYAFVTGGSLVRKDVPPYVKAAREPLSYAGINSVGLRRRGFTNEQIDEIQEIYRVLFVKHNNVTKALDMIEAEFKPTEIRDEIVDFIRNSNRGVMKGFGMGS
- the lpxD gene encoding UDP-3-O-(3-hydroxymyristoyl)glucosamine N-acyltransferase, with translation MQFTATQISQFLNGSIDGNPDVAVTELSKIEDGKEGSLSFLSNPKYENFLYSTQASVVIVSKDFAPTQPYTSTLIRVENPYSAFTILLDKYNEAVNAQAAQSGIDKLAFVHPTAKIGKNVFIDAFAYVSENVEIGDGCKINAQTFIGANSKIGENSTFFPGVKIYHNSAIGKRVTIHSNTVIGSDGFGFAPQKDGTYNKIPQIGNVIIEDDVEIGANTTVDRATMGSTIVKKGAKIDNLIQIAHNVEIGENTVLAAQSGISGSTKIGPNSVVGGQVGIAGHLTLAKGTQIGAQAGINFNITEENKQWHGSPAQPLRNWMRASVIFKHLPDVEKRINALEEELKRLTAELEKNTINNER